From Candidatus Pedobacter colombiensis, one genomic window encodes:
- a CDS encoding prolyl oligopeptidase family serine peptidase, whose protein sequence is MIYPETKEVAVKDNYFGTEVSDPYRWLEDDRSEETKAWVAAENAVTQKYMAQIPFRNLIKARLTHLMNYEKYSQPFKEGAYTYFYKNTGLQNQSVLYRQKGDQEAEVFLDPNTFSRDATTSMASINFSKDGSLCAYQLSAGGSDWTSVVVMKTTDKTIIGDALTDVKFSGIAWQGNEGFYYSSYDKPKEGSQLSGLTQYHKLFFHKLGTPQKDDVLVFGGEKTPRRYVGAGLTEDEHYLIISAANTTSGNELYIKDLKVPGSAIISVVDNFDQNHSVVDNEGTKLYIYTNLNAPNGRIVTVDAADPKPANWKELIKETANVLTPSTGGGKLFANYIVDAVTRVLQYDMNGKLEHEIVLPGLGTAIGFSSKKHEKELFYTFTSYVYPTTIFKYDVANGKSVLYKKSGVDFDPLQYESKQFFYASKDGTKVPIIITYKKGTPLNGKNPTVLYGYGGFNISLTPAFSTSVVALLEQGGIYAVANLRGGGEYGEQWHLAGTKLQKQNVFDDFIAAAEYLIAQKYTSKDYLAIMGGSNGGLLVGATMAQRPDLFKVAFPAVGVLDMLRYHKFTSGAGWAYDYGTSEDSERMFEYLYKYSPLHALKPGIAYPATLVTTADHDDRVVPAHSFKFAATLQKDQGGDAPVLISIQTNAGHGAGKPTDKAIEEIADKWAFMFYNMGLTYKSVQ, encoded by the coding sequence ATGATTTATCCTGAAACGAAAGAAGTAGCTGTAAAAGACAATTATTTTGGAACTGAAGTTAGTGATCCATACCGTTGGCTGGAAGATGACCGATCGGAAGAGACCAAAGCATGGGTAGCTGCAGAGAATGCAGTTACGCAAAAATATATGGCTCAGATTCCTTTTCGTAATCTGATTAAAGCGCGTTTAACCCATTTGATGAATTATGAAAAGTATTCGCAGCCTTTTAAAGAAGGTGCATATACTTATTTTTATAAGAACACGGGTTTGCAAAATCAAAGTGTGTTGTATCGGCAGAAGGGTGATCAGGAGGCAGAGGTTTTTCTTGATCCAAATACCTTTTCCAGGGATGCAACTACTTCAATGGCCAGCATAAATTTTTCAAAGGATGGAAGCCTGTGTGCATATCAACTTTCTGCCGGTGGCTCTGACTGGACAAGTGTAGTGGTGATGAAAACTACTGATAAAACCATTATTGGTGACGCGCTAACTGATGTGAAATTTTCGGGTATTGCCTGGCAGGGTAACGAAGGATTTTATTATTCTAGTTATGATAAACCTAAAGAGGGCAGTCAGTTATCTGGTTTAACCCAATATCACAAGTTATTTTTCCATAAGTTGGGTACGCCTCAAAAGGACGATGTATTGGTCTTTGGTGGCGAAAAAACACCGCGCAGGTATGTTGGGGCCGGGCTTACTGAAGATGAGCATTACCTCATTATCTCGGCAGCGAATACAACTTCGGGGAATGAACTTTACATCAAGGATCTTAAGGTACCTGGATCTGCAATCATTAGTGTTGTCGATAACTTTGACCAAAACCATTCTGTTGTAGATAATGAAGGGACTAAACTTTATATCTATACCAATTTAAACGCGCCAAATGGACGTATCGTTACGGTTGATGCTGCTGATCCGAAACCGGCAAACTGGAAAGAGTTGATCAAGGAAACAGCAAATGTTTTAACGCCCTCTACCGGTGGTGGTAAGTTGTTTGCCAATTATATCGTAGATGCTGTTACCAGGGTGCTGCAATATGATATGAATGGTAAGCTGGAGCATGAAATTGTGCTTCCTGGATTGGGAACTGCAATAGGCTTTAGCAGTAAAAAGCATGAAAAGGAATTGTTTTATACTTTTACCTCTTATGTATATCCTACCACCATTTTTAAATATGATGTGGCCAATGGGAAATCTGTTTTATATAAGAAATCGGGTGTAGATTTTGACCCTTTACAATACGAATCGAAGCAATTCTTCTATGCCTCTAAAGATGGGACAAAAGTACCAATCATCATCACTTATAAAAAGGGTACTCCGCTAAACGGTAAAAATCCTACTGTTTTGTATGGTTACGGAGGTTTTAATATCAGTCTTACGCCAGCTTTCAGTACTTCTGTTGTCGCTTTGTTAGAACAGGGTGGTATCTATGCTGTTGCTAATTTACGTGGTGGTGGTGAATATGGTGAACAATGGCATTTGGCAGGGACAAAGCTGCAAAAGCAAAATGTGTTTGATGATTTCATCGCTGCGGCCGAGTATTTGATTGCTCAGAAATACACTTCTAAGGATTACCTCGCAATTATGGGTGGCTCCAATGGTGGACTGTTGGTAGGGGCTACTATGGCACAACGTCCGGATTTGTTTAAGGTTGCTTTTCCGGCGGTAGGTGTATTGGATATGTTGCGCTATCATAAATTTACCTCAGGAGCAGGCTGGGCTTATGATTATGGCACATCTGAAGATAGTGAGAGGATGTTTGAATACTTGTATAAATACTCACCATTACATGCATTAAAACCGGGTATTGCTTATCCTGCTACATTGGTAACTACTGCCGATCATGATGATCGGGTAGTGCCGGCACACTCTTTCAAATTTGCGGCTACGTTGCAAAAAGATCAGGGCGGGGATGCACCTGTATTGATTAGTATTCAGACCAATGCCGGTCATGGTGCCGGAAAACCTACGGATAAAGCAATTGAAGAGATTGCAGATAAGTGGGCATTTATGTTTTAC
- a CDS encoding universal stress protein, giving the protein MTIIVATDFSEVAENAVEYAAAIAKHNNAKLILYNSFVIPMHAANTLMSGSSFQKLLNENEIRMIERALSLSITYDIEVGHEFAFSFIEDELRELLVKYDAGLVVLGMHTKTLEQDLWGNTTTTAIKKLKFPVLAVPLGAKFEGVKKVLFACDVLSGVSERVLMNVKELALSLNAEVEVFNVNRALEELKKDGADLLATNAIDDGLEGITYYYKNVKSNAVIKEIEKEIAVFGADMLIMVPKKYGFWASLVHTSKTRIMASGLSIPLLSIPI; this is encoded by the coding sequence ATGACGATAATTGTAGCCACAGACTTTTCGGAGGTAGCGGAAAATGCAGTTGAATATGCCGCTGCAATAGCAAAACACAATAATGCTAAATTAATTCTTTACAATTCTTTTGTGATTCCAATGCACGCGGCTAATACACTTATGTCCGGTTCTAGTTTCCAGAAGTTATTAAATGAAAATGAGATCCGAATGATTGAAAGAGCTTTGTCTCTTTCCATAACTTATGATATTGAGGTGGGGCATGAATTTGCTTTTTCATTTATTGAGGACGAATTGAGGGAATTGCTGGTTAAGTATGATGCAGGATTAGTGGTATTGGGAATGCATACAAAGACCTTAGAACAGGATTTGTGGGGTAATACCACGACGACTGCTATAAAGAAATTAAAATTCCCGGTGCTGGCTGTACCGTTGGGGGCTAAATTTGAAGGTGTAAAGAAAGTGCTTTTTGCATGCGATGTATTGAGTGGAGTTTCGGAAAGAGTATTGATGAATGTTAAAGAGCTGGCATTGAGCTTAAATGCCGAAGTAGAGGTTTTTAATGTGAACAGGGCATTGGAAGAATTGAAAAAGGATGGGGCGGACTTGCTGGCTACCAATGCTATTGATGATGGTTTGGAAGGTATTACTTATTACTATAAGAATGTTAAATCAAATGCAGTGATTAAAGAAATTGAAAAGGAAATAGCGGTATTTGGTGCTGATATGTTGATTATGGTTCCGAAAAAATATGGCTTTTGGGCTTCTCTGGTCCATACCAGTAAAACCCGGATCATGGCTTCTGGTTTGAGCATTCCTTTACTTTCTATTCCAATATAA
- a CDS encoding DUF1572 family protein yields METGYLSSVQKQFEYYKVLGEKTIAQVPEDKLFWQYNENSNSIATIIKHLSGNMISRWTDFLTTDGEKPTRNREAEFDNDINNKEELLKLWDDGWKCFLGALYALKDGDLGKEIFIRNMGHSITEAINRQLAHYPYHIGQIVFIGKMICGESWVSLSIPRGKSDVYNAEKFAKPKHKEHFTEEFTAKKRGT; encoded by the coding sequence ATGGAAACAGGTTATTTATCAAGTGTTCAAAAGCAATTTGAATATTATAAAGTATTGGGTGAAAAAACCATTGCACAAGTTCCTGAAGATAAGCTGTTCTGGCAGTATAATGAGAATAGCAATAGCATTGCTACCATCATAAAACACCTGTCGGGTAATATGATTTCCCGCTGGACTGATTTCCTGACAACGGATGGGGAAAAACCTACGCGTAACAGGGAGGCGGAATTTGATAATGATATCAATAACAAAGAAGAGTTGCTTAAGCTGTGGGACGATGGCTGGAAATGTTTTTTAGGAGCATTGTATGCATTGAAAGATGGGGATTTGGGTAAAGAGATCTTTATCCGTAATATGGGCCATAGCATTACCGAAGCTATTAACAGACAACTGGCACATTACCCTTACCATATCGGCCAAATTGTGTTTATAGGCAAAATGATATGTGGAGAAAGCTGGGTTTCTTTATCCATTCCGAGGGGGAAATCGGATGTCTATAATGCAGAGAAATTTGCGAAACCAAAGCATAAGGAACACTTTACGGAAGAATTTACAGCGAAAAAAAGAGGAACGTAA
- a CDS encoding MFS transporter, which yields MKKSLLTLTLGGLGIGITEFVMMGLLPDIAKDLSITIPQAGHLISAYALGVVIGAPLLVAIAGSYPPKKILMALMMMFVAFNALSAFSPDYTTMFIARLLAGLPHGAFFGVGSVVASKLAEKGKEAQAVSLMFAGLTIANVIGVPLGTFIGHNYSWRYTFVIIVVVGLITLLSLKLWMPGLPATKNRDLKKELSFFKLPEAWLIILMIAIGTGGLFSWYSYIAPLLTDVGGFSPNSITYVLVLAGLGMLVGNFIGGKLADKFSPAKASVSLLIAMAVALVIVHFISTNQTLSLVMTFVTGAVAFALAAPIQMLMITTAKGSEMIAASVSQASFNIGNALGAFLGGLPLAAGYDYTSPVAVGTLMALTGALFAWMLIARNKRLAIAS from the coding sequence ATGAAGAAGAGTTTATTGACTTTAACCCTTGGCGGACTGGGGATTGGCATCACAGAATTTGTGATGATGGGCTTGTTACCCGACATTGCAAAAGATTTGTCCATTACCATCCCACAGGCTGGTCATTTGATTTCGGCTTATGCATTAGGGGTCGTTATTGGTGCTCCGCTTTTAGTCGCCATTGCAGGTAGTTATCCTCCCAAAAAGATATTAATGGCCTTGATGATGATGTTTGTTGCTTTTAATGCGCTTTCGGCATTTTCTCCCGATTATACCACCATGTTTATTGCTCGTTTGCTTGCAGGCTTACCTCACGGTGCATTTTTTGGTGTAGGATCGGTTGTAGCGAGTAAGCTTGCCGAAAAAGGAAAAGAAGCACAGGCTGTGTCGCTCATGTTTGCCGGTTTAACCATTGCAAACGTGATAGGGGTGCCTCTTGGAACCTTTATAGGGCACAATTATTCATGGCGATATACCTTTGTGATCATCGTTGTTGTTGGTTTAATTACGCTTTTAAGCTTGAAATTATGGATGCCTGGATTGCCTGCAACTAAAAACAGAGATTTGAAAAAAGAATTGAGTTTCTTTAAACTACCTGAAGCCTGGTTAATCATCTTAATGATTGCTATTGGAACAGGTGGATTGTTCTCCTGGTATAGTTATATCGCTCCTTTACTAACTGATGTTGGCGGTTTTTCACCTAACTCTATTACCTATGTGCTGGTGCTTGCCGGTTTGGGTATGCTGGTTGGTAATTTTATTGGCGGTAAGCTGGCTGATAAGTTTTCGCCTGCAAAAGCTTCAGTTTCATTGCTGATTGCAATGGCGGTTGCCCTGGTTATTGTTCATTTCATATCAACCAATCAGACACTTTCATTGGTTATGACCTTTGTTACCGGTGCGGTGGCTTTTGCACTTGCTGCACCAATTCAAATGTTGATGATCACTACAGCTAAAGGATCAGAGATGATTGCCGCATCTGTTAGCCAGGCTAGTTTTAATATTGGTAATGCTTTGGGGGCATTTTTAGGTGGGTTGCCTCTGGCCGCAGGATATGATTATACCTCGCCGGTAGCGGTAGGGACACTAATGGCATTAACAGGAGCTTTATTTGCCTGGATGCTCATTGCAAGGAATAAAAGACTGGCTATAGCAAGCTAG
- a CDS encoding DUF6266 family protein: protein MGKLLGGLYGPLVGTTGNITSYVLNGQNVTRMLRHKRTRTSEKQFNNEMRMKVINDFFYLMKPFLKAGFSNAARNSTKNYYNLAVSYNKRAALKGLYPNVEIDYPNVVLSDGDLLPAENPTVERTVAGLEFTWDTDGFGWGNGADQVMVLAYFPEAEQPVFFSYGAERMDGKELLPLHPPLLELPAHIYISFVSPDRTSVARSTYLGEV, encoded by the coding sequence ATGGGAAAATTATTGGGAGGTCTTTATGGACCATTGGTTGGAACTACCGGGAATATAACGAGTTATGTTCTGAACGGGCAAAACGTAACCAGAATGCTTAGGCACAAGAGAACAAGAACCAGCGAAAAGCAGTTTAATAACGAAATGCGGATGAAAGTGATTAATGATTTCTTTTATCTGATGAAACCATTTTTAAAAGCCGGATTTAGTAATGCCGCGAGAAATTCGACTAAAAACTACTATAATCTTGCGGTGTCTTACAATAAAAGAGCGGCATTGAAAGGCTTGTATCCGAATGTAGAGATTGATTATCCAAATGTGGTTTTAAGTGATGGGGATTTACTGCCTGCTGAAAATCCCACCGTAGAAAGGACAGTTGCAGGTCTGGAATTTACCTGGGATACCGATGGTTTTGGTTGGGGAAATGGTGCTGATCAGGTGATGGTATTGGCTTATTTTCCTGAGGCAGAGCAACCTGTGTTTTTTAGTTACGGAGCGGAACGCATGGATGGAAAAGAGCTGTTGCCATTGCATCCTCCATTGCTGGAGTTACCTGCTCACATTTATATCTCTTTTGTTTCACCGGATCGCACAAGCGTTGCCAGAAGCACATATTTAGGAGAGGTTTAA
- a CDS encoding YtxH domain-containing protein: MNYKKLISSRMPTPSYNPTDTTGSVVALLAGLAVGAVLGVLFAPESGKKTRGRISDKAMDAADGIKNGYQSIKDHITMHKDNLVDLKDQVVDNVKSKAATVSKEFKDFKDTEIRKVKSSLKHSADGAAHDF; the protein is encoded by the coding sequence ATGAATTATAAGAAATTAATTTCCAGCCGTATGCCAACCCCTTCATACAATCCCACTGACACCACCGGTTCAGTTGTTGCATTACTAGCCGGACTTGCTGTAGGAGCCGTATTGGGTGTATTATTTGCTCCGGAGAGTGGAAAAAAGACAAGGGGAAGAATTTCAGATAAGGCCATGGATGCAGCTGATGGCATTAAAAACGGTTATCAGTCCATAAAAGACCATATAACAATGCATAAAGATAATCTGGTAGATTTGAAAGATCAAGTAGTCGACAATGTAAAAAGTAAAGCAGCTACGGTTTCTAAAGAGTTTAAGGACTTTAAAGACACTGAAATAAGAAAAGTAAAATCGAGCTTAAAGCATTCCGCTGATGGGGCTGCCCACGACTTTTAG
- a CDS encoding MFS transporter, which produces MKKNRVNELLDLRRNIYAMISTKKHRFFLSLFFFMSGLSFATWASRIPTIKATFDFNEAELGSLLLALPIGSLLGLPLSGWLVSKYNSRVPLTVGYGLNAFSLAFIGFAHHTFSLVAAVVLFAFTTRIFNISVNTQALTLQKRYDKKIVGSFHGYWSIGGIGGILLSTLFLKLNVPLQYHFLAVAIVMLMVTLYSYQFLLKGDRSETGNKLILGKPDPYIFYLGTVVFLCAICEGGMFDWSGIYFQEIIKVEIFTYGYLIFMTFMAMSRFVSDLIVARFGMPKTYIMSASCIISGISLAIIFPFFWTAMAGFSLVGFGTAAIIPMSYALAGASKKYSAGMAISIIATYSITGMLLGPPLIGYLAHAFNLRVSFVIFALCGILLIPITQMFFKHQRLSNKV; this is translated from the coding sequence ATGAAAAAAAACCGAGTAAATGAATTGCTAGATTTGCGCCGCAATATCTATGCAATGATTTCTACAAAAAAACACCGTTTCTTTTTAAGTCTGTTCTTCTTCATGTCGGGTTTAAGCTTTGCTACCTGGGCTTCCAGAATTCCTACCATTAAAGCCACTTTCGATTTTAATGAAGCTGAGTTAGGTAGTCTTTTACTAGCCTTACCCATTGGTTCGTTGCTAGGTTTACCCCTTTCGGGCTGGTTAGTGTCAAAATACAACAGCCGTGTTCCATTAACAGTAGGGTATGGTTTAAATGCATTTTCCCTGGCATTTATTGGCTTTGCGCATCATACTTTTAGCTTGGTCGCTGCAGTTGTTTTATTTGCATTTACCACCAGGATTTTTAATATTTCTGTAAATACACAGGCGCTTACCTTGCAAAAAAGGTACGATAAAAAGATTGTGGGTTCTTTTCATGGATACTGGAGCATAGGTGGAATAGGAGGTATCCTGCTGTCGACACTTTTCCTGAAATTAAATGTACCCTTGCAATATCATTTTTTAGCTGTGGCTATTGTAATGCTTATGGTAACCTTATATTCTTACCAGTTTCTACTAAAAGGTGATCGCTCAGAAACAGGGAATAAGCTAATTTTAGGTAAACCTGATCCGTATATTTTTTATCTTGGAACCGTTGTTTTTCTATGCGCAATATGTGAAGGAGGTATGTTTGATTGGAGTGGGATCTACTTTCAGGAGATTATAAAAGTTGAAATTTTTACTTATGGCTACCTGATCTTTATGACCTTCATGGCCATGTCGAGGTTCGTGTCTGACTTAATTGTAGCGAGGTTTGGGATGCCCAAAACTTATATTATGAGTGCCAGTTGTATCATTTCAGGTATTAGTCTGGCTATTATCTTTCCATTTTTCTGGACGGCGATGGCTGGTTTTTCGTTGGTTGGATTTGGAACTGCTGCCATCATCCCAATGTCGTATGCCTTGGCCGGAGCATCAAAAAAATATTCTGCCGGAATGGCGATATCTATTATTGCAACCTATTCAATTACAGGAATGTTGCTTGGACCACCATTAATAGGTTATCTGGCGCACGCATTTAATTTAAGGGTGTCGTTTGTCATATTTGCCCTATGTGGCATATTGTTAATTCCCATCACGCAAATGTTCTTTAAACATCAAAGGCTTTCAAATAAAGTCTGA
- a CDS encoding TonB-dependent receptor: MKQLYKYVLIILPWLYVGPISAQQGVIIINGTIVDEQSKPLDFVTVKLLNTDRLTYTNDKGKFSFAINSSVLKQITISATIVGKVSSDTTINLNDYQKSITIRLKTLNLSLNEVQVSAVRKSTGLSNSSILFDRQAIEQVQAFSLVDVLNNLPGKTYAALDLQGAKNLTLRSDATGNSSLNNALGTAIIIDGLVQSNNANMQNKNIGKYGLETINDRANGRSYDVTFGGVDLREIPADNIENIEIISGVAPAQYGDLTDGAVIINRQAGKTDFQFNTRFNGGSTNVSLSKGFKLNGKLGSLNANLNYLNSNDDPRDLLKKYKRVSGGLMWTGYFTKGVKNTISFDFSEKLDDAKEDPDDGKDLMTYSKNRRFAFSERLSAEINGKFLRRINLSIGADISSTESYTQWWLSGSPKPTADKDTTGVYEGFYTDGNFNAIDQIVGKPINVNANLSFLNQFNTGKIKHFLSIGGSFSLSSNKGQGVLFDSKRPRWAGRNSQNERPYNFELIPSLINTGAYIEDKFSFKLFSKVFDVSAGLRYDNQNGFGTLQPRINSSYAIAKDLKVNMAYGIATKAPTMAYRYPSPTYFDIPLLNYFTGNAKTDLFLVYTQKYTPDNRDLKPSKSTQFELGLNWNKKNFSTSIFGYFKNNTDGFYAQQTYYPMVIPIYDITPNPGGKPEYFDTGNTRINVKLDANVIKNGVTSENYGVEWFISTKKIKAIQSSFSFNSSFSLSNYHNVGFTVRPANEDDILAEKKAWYAIYESTGNRNWSLTSRLNSDTHIPKFGFVVSLYADMIWQQYLKNFDAFKYPMAYLDKNGNYYKIENFDAANPDYGHLLPLPSTKEGEGKLPFPYANLSLRLSKEIKKRIRLSINAYNFLNIQPNYYNTVTKKRTTYNNPTSVGAELSIKF, from the coding sequence TTGAAACAACTTTACAAATACGTATTAATCATACTGCCATGGCTGTATGTTGGACCAATTAGTGCACAACAAGGTGTAATAATCATAAATGGAACCATTGTAGACGAACAAAGCAAACCCCTAGATTTTGTAACCGTTAAACTTTTAAATACAGACAGGCTCACCTATACCAATGATAAAGGAAAATTCAGTTTTGCGATTAATTCAAGTGTATTAAAGCAAATTACGATTTCCGCCACCATAGTTGGCAAAGTATCAAGCGACACCACAATAAATTTAAATGACTACCAGAAATCAATTACAATCAGACTTAAAACATTAAACTTAAGTTTAAATGAAGTGCAGGTATCGGCTGTGCGAAAATCTACAGGCTTATCCAACTCTTCTATTCTTTTCGACCGGCAAGCGATTGAACAGGTTCAGGCATTTAGTTTGGTAGACGTTTTAAATAATCTTCCTGGCAAAACCTATGCGGCTTTAGATCTTCAGGGTGCTAAAAACCTGACTTTAAGGTCTGATGCAACAGGAAACAGCAGCTTAAACAATGCACTTGGCACGGCAATAATTATTGATGGACTTGTGCAAAGTAACAATGCCAATATGCAAAACAAAAATATTGGCAAATATGGTTTGGAAACAATTAATGACCGGGCGAATGGCCGTTCTTATGACGTAACATTTGGTGGAGTTGATTTAAGAGAAATACCGGCCGATAATATTGAAAACATTGAAATTATATCCGGTGTTGCACCAGCTCAGTATGGAGATTTAACTGATGGAGCTGTTATCATTAACAGACAGGCAGGTAAAACCGACTTTCAGTTCAACACGCGTTTTAATGGAGGTTCAACAAACGTTTCTCTATCTAAAGGTTTTAAGCTAAATGGTAAACTTGGCTCATTGAATGCTAATCTAAATTACTTGAACAGTAATGATGATCCAAGAGACTTACTCAAAAAGTATAAGCGCGTAAGTGGTGGCTTAATGTGGACAGGATACTTTACCAAAGGGGTAAAAAATACAATTTCATTCGATTTTAGTGAAAAACTGGATGATGCAAAGGAAGATCCTGATGATGGAAAAGATTTAATGACCTATTCTAAAAACAGACGTTTCGCTTTTTCTGAACGTTTGTCTGCCGAAATAAACGGAAAATTCCTTCGCAGAATAAATCTGTCTATAGGAGCCGATATTTCTAGTACGGAATCCTATACCCAATGGTGGCTAAGTGGTAGTCCGAAACCAACAGCCGATAAGGATACTACAGGAGTTTACGAAGGCTTTTATACAGATGGAAACTTCAATGCTATAGATCAGATTGTAGGTAAGCCAATAAATGTAAATGCAAACCTAAGCTTCTTAAATCAATTTAATACCGGTAAAATTAAGCATTTCCTATCTATCGGTGGTAGCTTTTCTTTATCATCAAACAAAGGCCAGGGAGTTTTATTTGATTCTAAAAGACCGAGATGGGCAGGAAGGAATTCGCAAAATGAACGACCCTATAATTTTGAATTAATTCCCAGCCTGATCAATACAGGTGCATACATTGAAGATAAATTTAGTTTTAAGCTTTTTTCCAAGGTCTTTGATGTGAGTGCCGGTTTAAGATATGACAATCAGAATGGATTTGGAACCTTGCAACCACGAATTAACAGCAGCTATGCAATAGCAAAAGATTTAAAAGTAAATATGGCTTATGGGATCGCCACTAAAGCTCCAACGATGGCATACAGATACCCTAGTCCTACTTACTTCGACATCCCCCTACTCAATTATTTTACCGGCAATGCTAAAACAGACCTATTTCTGGTTTACACCCAAAAATACACTCCAGACAACAGAGATCTAAAACCCTCAAAATCAACACAATTTGAATTAGGATTGAATTGGAACAAAAAAAACTTTAGTACTTCTATTTTTGGATACTTCAAGAATAACACAGATGGTTTTTACGCCCAACAGACTTACTACCCAATGGTAATTCCTATTTATGATATTACTCCTAACCCTGGAGGAAAGCCGGAGTATTTTGATACAGGAAACACTCGTATAAATGTTAAGTTGGATGCAAACGTGATTAAAAATGGCGTAACTTCTGAAAACTATGGTGTTGAATGGTTTATTTCTACCAAAAAAATCAAAGCCATACAGAGTAGTTTCAGCTTTAATTCTTCATTCAGTCTCAGTAATTATCATAACGTTGGATTTACCGTGCGACCAGCCAACGAAGATGATATCCTGGCTGAAAAAAAAGCATGGTATGCTATTTATGAAAGCACAGGAAACAGAAACTGGAGTTTAACATCAAGATTAAACAGTGATACACACATCCCTAAATTCGGCTTTGTAGTGAGTTTATACGCAGATATGATTTGGCAGCAATATTTAAAGAATTTCGATGCTTTCAAGTACCCAATGGCTTATCTGGATAAAAACGGCAATTATTACAAGATAGAAAATTTTGATGCTGCTAACCCTGATTATGGTCACCTACTCCCACTACCCAGCACAAAAGAGGGTGAAGGAAAACTCCCCTTCCCTTATGCAAACCTTTCTTTACGCCTGTCAAAAGAGATAAAAAAACGGATCAGGTTATCCATTAATGCCTACAATTTCCTAAACATACAGCCGAATTATTATAACACTGTAACAAAAAAAAGAACAACCTATAACAACCCTACAAGTGTAGGGGCTGAATTGTCTATCAAATTTTAA
- a CDS encoding DUF4876 domain-containing protein produces MKRIQLLFLCIMLTTFSACKKNELSDVKPVTLSLKIALDESVINYNFSPANTEIKLTNLINGQVNKLKTDDKGMLNIASLSPGDYDIEATLVISANDYSTITGDLQTEDVTFSGLLKGQSIVKATNDLILKINTGRIGDWVFKQIYYAGSHTSNGALFRDVFFEIYNNSNELMYADSLYFSQAFGLNTKTTSLDASLTYLRPNKQYDWSKSIGNNVNRANEDYIYAKTMYMIPGTGKSYPVKPGESLIIAATAINHKAPYTNLEGIAVTVKDPSLTVDLSKADFEVYLGNEPGINPLATDIDNPAVPNLKVISRGGDRDLILQPTGRDAYVIFKTNEDINNFAKIPTPEEKEINITTNLYIRVPSKYILDAVETQPPVVTNQFPKKLESSLDATFTFVKDGQYSSQSLIRKTAKIVNGRRILKDTNSSSNDFETLDRPDVTKTVFK; encoded by the coding sequence ATGAAAAGAATACAACTACTATTTCTATGTATCATGCTGACAACATTTTCGGCTTGCAAAAAAAATGAGCTTAGCGATGTAAAACCGGTAACATTAAGTTTAAAAATAGCGCTTGATGAAAGTGTTATTAATTATAACTTTTCCCCTGCAAACACGGAGATTAAGCTTACCAATCTGATCAATGGACAAGTAAACAAACTTAAAACCGATGATAAGGGCATGCTTAACATCGCAAGCTTATCACCCGGAGATTACGATATTGAAGCTACCCTGGTAATAAGCGCAAATGATTATTCGACGATAACAGGAGATCTACAGACAGAAGATGTGACTTTTAGCGGTTTATTAAAAGGTCAATCTATTGTTAAAGCTACCAATGATTTAATACTTAAAATTAACACAGGTCGTATTGGTGACTGGGTTTTTAAGCAGATTTACTATGCCGGTTCGCACACTTCTAATGGTGCGCTTTTTAGGGATGTTTTTTTTGAAATCTATAATAATTCGAACGAATTAATGTATGCAGATAGCTTATACTTTTCTCAGGCATTTGGCTTAAATACAAAAACAACATCTTTAGACGCTTCACTGACCTATCTACGCCCAAACAAACAATACGATTGGAGCAAGTCCATTGGAAACAATGTAAACAGGGCTAATGAAGATTATATCTATGCCAAAACGATGTACATGATTCCCGGTACGGGAAAAAGCTATCCTGTCAAACCTGGAGAAAGCTTGATTATTGCCGCAACTGCAATTAACCATAAAGCCCCATATACCAATTTAGAAGGAATAGCAGTTACTGTGAAAGACCCTAGCTTAACTGTAGATCTTAGTAAAGCTGACTTTGAAGTATACCTGGGAAATGAGCCTGGTATTAATCCATTAGCAACCGACATTGACAATCCTGCTGTACCAAATCTAAAAGTAATTAGCAGAGGTGGCGACCGGGATTTGATCCTACAGCCTACGGGCAGAGACGCTTATGTTATCTTTAAAACCAATGAAGACATTAACAACTTCGCTAAAATACCGACACCTGAAGAAAAAGAAATTAACATCACAACGAATCTCTACATCAGAGTTCCTTCAAAATATATTTTAGATGCAGTGGAAACACAGCCACCGGTAGTAACTAATCAGTTTCCGAAAAAACTGGAAAGCTCCCTTGATGCCACTTTTACGTTTGTTAAGGATGGCCAATACTCTTCTCAATCATTGATAAGGAAAACAGCCAAAATTGTTAATGGCAGAAGAATTTTGAAAGATACAAACAGCTCCAGCAATGATTTTGAAACATTGGATAGACCGGATGTTACCAAAACTGTTTTTAAATAA